In a single window of the Polynucleobacter sp. MWH-UH24A genome:
- the acs gene encoding acetate--CoA ligase: MEPLMQENRIFNPPADFVKNAAISGMDAYKKLCAEAEKDYEGFWGRLAKENLHWKQVFTKVLDESKAPFYKWFEDGTTNASYNCLDRNLQNGNANKTAIIFESDDGKVTKVTYQELHDRVCQLANALRKRGIKKGDRVIIYMPMSVEGVIAMQACARIGATHSVVFGGFSAKSLQERIIDAGAVAVITADEQMRGGKALPLKTIVDEALALGGCEIIKNVIIYKRTGGNIPFKAGLDSWMHEVTASEAKTCDPEWVSAEHPLFILYTSGSTGKPKGVQHSTGGYLLWAILTMKWTFDIKPSDIFWCTADIGWVTGHSYIAYGPLAVGGTQIVFEGVPTFPNAGRFWEMIQKHKATIFYTAPTAIRSLIKASNTDPSVHPKNYDLSSLRLLGSVGEPINPEAWMWYYENIGGSRCPIADTFWQTETGGHMISPLPGATPMVPGSCTLPLPGIMAAIVDETGNDMPNGQGGILVVKRPWPSMIRTIWGDPDRFVKAYFPDEFGRKLYLAGDGAIRNKDTGYFTITGRIDDVLNVSGHRMGTMEIESTLVANPLVAEAAVVGRPDDMTGEAICAFVVLKGKRPEGEEAKKIATELRNWVGKEIGPIAKPKDVRFGDNLPKTRSGKIMRRLLRVIAKGEDITQDTSTLENPAILEQLKKSL, encoded by the coding sequence ATGGAACCATTAATGCAAGAAAACCGGATTTTTAATCCGCCCGCTGATTTTGTAAAAAACGCCGCCATTTCAGGAATGGATGCTTACAAAAAGTTATGCGCAGAAGCAGAAAAAGATTACGAGGGATTTTGGGGGCGCCTAGCCAAAGAGAATCTCCATTGGAAGCAAGTGTTCACGAAAGTGCTTGATGAGTCCAAGGCACCTTTTTATAAATGGTTTGAAGATGGCACAACGAATGCCTCCTACAACTGCCTTGATCGTAATTTGCAAAATGGCAATGCCAATAAAACCGCCATCATTTTTGAGTCGGATGACGGTAAGGTAACAAAGGTTACGTATCAAGAGTTACACGATCGCGTTTGTCAATTAGCGAACGCGTTGCGTAAACGCGGTATTAAAAAGGGTGATCGCGTCATCATTTATATGCCGATGTCAGTCGAGGGCGTGATTGCCATGCAAGCCTGTGCTCGCATTGGCGCCACACACTCCGTGGTGTTTGGAGGCTTCTCCGCAAAATCCTTGCAAGAGCGCATTATTGATGCGGGTGCGGTTGCAGTAATCACCGCCGATGAGCAAATGCGCGGAGGTAAAGCATTGCCTCTGAAGACGATTGTCGATGAGGCCTTAGCGCTTGGCGGCTGCGAGATCATTAAAAACGTGATCATCTACAAGCGCACAGGCGGCAATATTCCCTTTAAGGCTGGCCTTGATTCATGGATGCACGAAGTGACTGCGAGCGAAGCAAAAACCTGTGATCCAGAATGGGTAAGCGCTGAGCATCCTTTATTTATTTTGTACACCTCCGGATCAACCGGTAAGCCAAAAGGTGTGCAGCATTCCACCGGCGGTTATCTGTTGTGGGCCATCCTCACGATGAAGTGGACCTTTGATATCAAGCCAAGCGATATCTTCTGGTGTACGGCGGATATTGGTTGGGTCACTGGACACTCCTACATTGCCTATGGACCATTGGCAGTGGGTGGTACACAAATCGTGTTTGAAGGTGTGCCCACCTTCCCGAATGCTGGCCGCTTTTGGGAGATGATTCAAAAACACAAAGCCACGATTTTCTATACGGCACCGACTGCAATTCGTTCTTTGATTAAGGCATCGAATACGGACCCTAGCGTTCATCCTAAAAATTACGATCTCAGTTCATTGCGTCTCTTGGGATCGGTGGGTGAGCCAATTAATCCCGAGGCATGGATGTGGTACTACGAGAACATCGGCGGCTCGCGTTGTCCGATTGCCGATACCTTCTGGCAAACCGAGACCGGTGGTCATATGATTAGCCCATTGCCTGGCGCAACTCCCATGGTTCCCGGTTCTTGCACCTTGCCATTGCCAGGCATTATGGCCGCGATTGTGGATGAGACTGGTAACGATATGCCCAATGGTCAGGGTGGCATCTTGGTGGTGAAGCGTCCTTGGCCATCGATGATTCGGACAATTTGGGGTGATCCCGATCGCTTTGTGAAAGCGTATTTCCCAGATGAGTTTGGTCGCAAACTTTACTTGGCAGGTGATGGTGCAATTCGGAACAAAGATACTGGCTACTTCACCATTACTGGCCGTATCGATGACGTTCTCAACGTGTCAGGCCATCGTATGGGCACCATGGAGATTGAATCGACCCTGGTTGCCAATCCGCTAGTCGCCGAAGCTGCTGTTGTAGGGCGCCCAGATGATATGACTGGCGAAGCAATTTGCGCTTTTGTGGTTCTTAAGGGTAAACGTCCCGAAGGGGAAGAGGCCAAGAAGATTGCGACTGAATTACGCAATTGGGTGGGCAAAGAAATTGGTCCGATTGCGAAACCGAAGGATGTGCGCTTTGGTGATAACTTGCCAAAGACCCGCTCTGGAAAGATTATGCGCAGACTCTTACGCGTGATTGCGAAGGGCGAGGATATTACGCAGGACACCTCGACGCTTGAGAACCCGGCAATCTTAGAGCAATTAAAGAAGTCACTGTAA
- a CDS encoding phospholipase D family protein, giving the protein MNKSILFLVSTFFLAQSVLANPEPSKTNREIAKGDAPMTAEVLAVFFTPPTGAARGLIRYLDGAKKSIQVMAYSFTYLEIADALARAAKRGVDVQVIQDGPTAANNFDVIPVLLKGGVSVRGNKAHRIFHHKVMIIDGDIVVTGSYNFTNSAEKSNAENMIILRSTPLAQQYYKNFISHWERSYPITTPPERKTAKPN; this is encoded by the coding sequence ATGAATAAATCCATTCTTTTTCTTGTTAGCACGTTCTTCTTAGCGCAAAGCGTTTTGGCTAATCCTGAGCCATCTAAAACTAACCGAGAGATAGCAAAAGGCGATGCGCCTATGACTGCGGAGGTGCTTGCGGTCTTTTTTACGCCTCCGACCGGGGCGGCGCGCGGGTTAATTCGTTATCTAGATGGCGCCAAGAAAAGTATTCAGGTGATGGCCTATAGTTTTACTTATCTTGAGATCGCTGATGCGCTTGCTAGGGCAGCCAAACGGGGCGTGGATGTGCAGGTGATTCAGGATGGGCCAACGGCTGCGAATAATTTTGACGTGATCCCAGTTTTATTAAAAGGCGGCGTCTCGGTCCGGGGCAATAAAGCGCATCGTATTTTTCATCATAAGGTGATGATCATTGATGGCGATATTGTGGTGACTGGAAGTTATAACTTCACCAATAGTGCTGAGAAAAGCAATGCGGAGAATATGATTATTTTGCGCTCAACACCACTAGCGCAGCAGTATTACAAAAACTTCATCTCGCATTGGGAGCGCAGTTACCCAATTACTACGCCACCAGAGCGAAAGACAGCCAAACCTAATTAA
- a CDS encoding biopolymer transporter ExbD: MSFSNPSNDHHEDGLMAEINMTPMVDVMLVLLIIFMITLPVVQQAVKVELPKANSVRNEIKPESVQLTIDGKGQIFWNSTPIDLATFSAYADKAAKKDPQPEINLRADKSVRYDAVAQVLAASRRAGLTKLGFVTEPD, from the coding sequence ATGTCCTTTAGTAATCCCTCAAACGATCACCACGAAGATGGCCTGATGGCCGAGATCAACATGACCCCGATGGTGGATGTCATGTTAGTTTTGCTGATTATTTTTATGATCACCCTGCCCGTGGTCCAGCAAGCAGTGAAGGTCGAACTGCCCAAAGCCAATAGCGTTCGCAATGAGATAAAACCTGAATCGGTTCAATTAACGATTGATGGCAAGGGCCAAATCTTTTGGAATAGCACACCGATCGATTTAGCTACCTTCTCGGCATATGCAGATAAAGCGGCCAAGAAAGATCCACAGCCTGAGATTAACTTGCGGGCTGATAAATCCGTGCGCTACGATGCCGTAGCTCAAGTGCTCGCCGCATCACGGCGCGCGGGCTTAACGAAATTGGGATTTGTGACCGAGCCCGATTAA
- a CDS encoding formylglycine-generating enzyme family protein, translating into MNILTISKICIFSLLTFSFHLQAQSVKSTIPSLEVHGVLWDQYEMTIGEVKRYAAATGFQSAAEKAGGGTSYELGFVKKPGWTWRTPYGVAAGDNEPAVHLNAFEAQSICEFFGKRLPTDKEWVEAAFVEQRKSPPAGFQRGQRYPYPNGSTPKASHCLSSACGNYKGLAPAGSLLRGDGHVAAGTTQPGVNGLFDMGGNVWEWTSTKVNSERITRGASWWYGPEQQMEGNVATKPENTVVVYIGFRCVRNP; encoded by the coding sequence ATGAATATTCTCACAATTAGCAAAATTTGCATATTTTCACTCCTGACCTTTAGTTTTCATCTACAAGCTCAGTCAGTGAAATCAACCATTCCCAGCCTTGAGGTGCACGGTGTTCTTTGGGATCAATATGAGATGACGATTGGCGAAGTCAAACGGTATGCCGCTGCGACTGGATTTCAAAGTGCGGCGGAGAAGGCTGGGGGTGGCACCTCCTATGAATTAGGTTTTGTGAAAAAACCTGGGTGGACCTGGCGAACGCCATACGGGGTAGCAGCTGGAGATAATGAACCAGCCGTTCACCTCAATGCCTTTGAGGCTCAATCGATCTGCGAATTCTTTGGAAAACGCTTGCCCACCGATAAAGAATGGGTTGAGGCAGCATTCGTAGAGCAACGCAAATCCCCGCCGGCAGGTTTTCAGCGAGGGCAACGCTATCCCTACCCAAACGGTAGCACCCCCAAAGCTTCCCATTGTTTAAGTTCAGCATGCGGAAACTACAAAGGCTTGGCTCCGGCAGGAAGTTTGCTGCGTGGCGATGGCCATGTGGCCGCCGGCACTACCCAGCCAGGGGTCAATGGGCTCTTTGATATGGGTGGCAATGTATGGGAATGGACGTCAACTAAAGTTAACAGTGAGCGCATTACCCGAGGGGCATCGTGGTGGTATGGTCCTGAGCAACAAATGGAGGGTAATGTGGCCACTAAGCCAGAAAATACTGTGGTGGTCTACATCGGATTTCGCTGCGTACGCAATCCATAA
- a CDS encoding energy transducer TonB → MVLASSRQWRLPFSRDEGIIIALVVLAHLSLIIPFQFGLSPKPPDYQNDERVMANLVAPEAPQAPTKAATPPAPKPAVEAPRPTPKPEPKKPEKSVAPAPNPTPAQKTAAPTETAAAKPSESNQNASVAPPTGGGGISGTPIQTDIGKLVVVYQPDADPYYPSFSKRAGEQGEVVVRLIISESGEVEEARLLQSSSYPRLDRAAMEIGKRYRFKPYTINGSPTKISTNLLIKFNLKSP, encoded by the coding sequence ATGGTCCTTGCTAGTTCCAGACAATGGCGCCTCCCCTTCTCCCGGGATGAGGGCATCATCATCGCGCTGGTGGTTCTTGCGCATTTATCCTTAATTATTCCCTTTCAATTTGGTTTAAGCCCAAAGCCACCGGATTATCAAAATGATGAACGGGTGATGGCAAATCTCGTGGCCCCAGAGGCTCCGCAGGCGCCAACGAAGGCGGCGACGCCCCCCGCCCCAAAGCCGGCAGTTGAAGCACCCAGACCAACACCCAAACCTGAACCTAAAAAACCAGAAAAATCCGTTGCTCCCGCTCCAAATCCAACGCCAGCACAAAAGACTGCAGCCCCGACAGAAACTGCGGCCGCCAAACCCAGCGAAAGTAACCAAAATGCAAGTGTTGCCCCGCCTACTGGTGGAGGTGGAATTAGTGGCACCCCCATCCAAACGGATATTGGGAAATTAGTAGTGGTCTACCAGCCTGACGCAGATCCGTATTACCCTTCATTCTCAAAGCGCGCGGGCGAACAAGGTGAAGTGGTGGTCAGGCTCATCATTAGCGAGTCTGGTGAAGTGGAGGAAGCGCGATTATTACAGTCGAGTTCCTACCCAAGGCTTGATCGGGCGGCGATGGAAATTGGGAAGCGGTATCGATTTAAACCCTACACCATCAACGGTAGTCCCACTAAAATCTCAACTAATCTATTAATTAAATTCAACCTAAAGAGTCCCTAA
- a CDS encoding acyl-CoA synthetase produces MKSSIFTQGLDKNPANYVAQSPLTFIERAALVYPQRPAVIHGSVTRTWSETYARCRRFASALTQHGIQRFDTVAVMLPNIPAMVEAHFAIPMTGAVLCALNTRLDASAIAFMLEHGEAKVVLIDPEFSGVMQAALVILHEKKLPLPYVIDVSDALYSGSGKAIGSIEYEQFIAKGDPEFSYQLPSDEWDSICLNYTSGTTGNPKGVVYSHRGAYTNAISNILEWDMPRHPVYLWVLPLFHCNGWCFPWTVAARAGINVCLRKVDAKQIFDAIREHQVTHYCGAPIVHNMLINAPDDLKERIAHRVSAMVAGAAPPAAMIEGMEKMGFDITHVYGLTETYGPASVCVKHDDWTSVDVGERARLNARQGVRYHLQHAALVMDPETMQPVPADGETMGEIMFRGNIAMKGYLKNEKATQEAFAGGWFHSGDLAVMYPDGYIKIKDRSKDIIISGGENISSIEVEDVLYRHPAVLAAAVVAKPDSKWGETPCAFIELKAGANPTPEEILEHCKKHLAGFKVPRAVVFGEIPKTATGKIQKFELRKRAGSATAIDV; encoded by the coding sequence ATGAAATCTTCCATCTTCACCCAAGGGCTTGATAAAAACCCTGCGAATTACGTTGCTCAGTCTCCGCTGACCTTTATTGAACGTGCTGCATTGGTCTACCCACAAAGGCCAGCAGTGATTCATGGGAGTGTGACGCGCACCTGGTCAGAAACCTACGCGCGCTGCCGTCGGTTTGCTTCTGCGCTTACTCAGCACGGAATTCAACGTTTTGATACCGTCGCCGTGATGTTGCCAAATATTCCAGCGATGGTTGAGGCGCACTTTGCAATTCCGATGACCGGCGCAGTTCTATGCGCACTCAATACTCGTTTGGATGCGTCTGCTATTGCATTTATGCTTGAGCATGGCGAAGCCAAGGTCGTATTGATTGACCCTGAATTTTCTGGAGTGATGCAAGCCGCATTAGTAATTCTTCACGAGAAAAAGCTTCCATTACCGTATGTCATCGATGTAAGTGATGCTTTGTATTCGGGTTCCGGTAAAGCAATTGGTTCGATTGAATATGAGCAATTTATTGCCAAGGGAGATCCAGAGTTTTCATATCAACTCCCAAGCGATGAATGGGACTCCATCTGCCTGAACTACACCTCTGGCACAACGGGCAATCCAAAAGGTGTGGTGTACTCACATCGGGGCGCCTATACCAATGCGATCTCAAATATTTTGGAGTGGGACATGCCACGCCATCCTGTGTATTTATGGGTATTGCCATTATTTCATTGCAATGGTTGGTGTTTTCCATGGACTGTTGCCGCACGAGCAGGCATTAATGTCTGCTTACGTAAAGTCGACGCGAAGCAGATATTTGATGCGATTCGCGAACACCAAGTGACCCATTATTGTGGTGCGCCGATTGTTCATAACATGCTCATTAATGCCCCCGATGATTTAAAAGAAAGGATTGCCCATCGTGTGAGCGCTATGGTTGCCGGTGCAGCACCGCCAGCAGCCATGATTGAGGGCATGGAAAAGATGGGGTTTGATATTACCCATGTATATGGTTTAACTGAGACTTATGGTCCCGCTTCAGTGTGTGTCAAGCATGATGATTGGACCTCGGTGGATGTGGGAGAGCGCGCTCGATTAAATGCGCGACAAGGTGTTCGGTATCACTTGCAACATGCCGCTTTAGTGATGGATCCCGAAACGATGCAACCCGTCCCAGCCGATGGCGAGACAATGGGCGAAATTATGTTTCGGGGCAATATCGCGATGAAAGGTTATCTGAAGAATGAAAAAGCAACGCAAGAAGCGTTTGCAGGAGGGTGGTTTCATTCGGGCGACCTAGCCGTCATGTATCCCGATGGGTACATCAAAATTAAGGACCGTAGTAAAGACATCATCATTTCTGGTGGAGAAAATATCTCCAGCATTGAGGTTGAAGATGTGTTGTACCGGCACCCTGCAGTTTTAGCTGCAGCGGTCGTTGCAAAACCGGATTCAAAGTGGGGCGAGACTCCATGCGCATTCATTGAACTGAAGGCCGGTGCGAATCCCACCCCAGAAGAAATTCTGGAGCATTGCAAAAAACACCTCGCTGGTTTTAAGGTGCCTCGTGCAGTGGTCTTTGGTGAGATACCTAAAACAGCAACTGGAAAGATTCAGAAATTTGAATTGCGTAAGCGCGCCGGTTCAGCCACAGCCATTGATGTTTAA
- the murI gene encoding glutamate racemase — MATIGVFDSGVGGLSILDEALKQLPLHHYIYLADSANAPYGEKSASWIANRSLHMCRYLVEHGCDAIVVACNTATAEAIAQIRAELQIPVIGVEPGIKPAAMQSQNGVVGVLATEATLNSDKFNALLATLPSQCRFIKQAGAGLVPLIENGEIESPAMRTLLQTHLQGIVEAQADTLVLGCTHYPFLKNHIRELIGASITIVDTSDAVVRQLGRQLEQHGLANEAEIMSLNLLSTANGDTLQAMAERLLQTPLSLRSINNQSLMI, encoded by the coding sequence TTGGCAACGATCGGTGTATTTGATTCTGGGGTTGGTGGTCTATCCATTTTGGATGAGGCGCTAAAGCAATTGCCTTTGCATCACTACATTTATTTAGCCGATTCTGCCAACGCGCCCTACGGAGAAAAATCAGCCTCTTGGATTGCTAATCGAAGCTTGCACATGTGCCGCTACCTAGTCGAGCATGGTTGCGATGCGATTGTGGTGGCATGCAATACCGCAACTGCTGAAGCGATTGCCCAAATCCGCGCGGAGCTGCAGATACCCGTCATTGGCGTAGAGCCTGGTATCAAACCAGCGGCGATGCAATCCCAGAATGGCGTTGTGGGTGTGCTCGCTACTGAAGCAACCCTCAATAGCGATAAGTTCAATGCACTCTTGGCGACATTACCAAGTCAATGCCGTTTTATTAAGCAAGCCGGCGCCGGCCTAGTACCACTTATTGAAAATGGAGAAATCGAATCTCCAGCAATGCGCACTTTATTGCAAACGCATCTGCAAGGTATCGTGGAGGCACAGGCAGATACCCTGGTTCTGGGTTGCACGCATTACCCTTTTCTGAAAAATCATATTAGGGAGCTCATTGGCGCATCAATCACCATCGTGGATACAAGCGATGCCGTGGTTCGTCAACTGGGTCGGCAGCTTGAGCAGCATGGCCTAGCCAATGAGGCAGAGATCATGTCATTAAACTTGCTGAGCACTGCGAATGGGGATACATTACAGGCGATGGCAGAGCGCTTATTGCAAACTCCCCTGTCACTCCGCAGCATCAACAACCAATCATTGATGATTTGA
- a CDS encoding fumarate hydratase — translation MPTIRQDDLIQSIADAFQFISYYHPRDFIQAMGRAYELEQGPAAKDAIAQILTNSKMCAEGKRPICQDTGIAVVFLKVGMNINWSGATMSVADMVNEGVRRAYMNPDNPLRGSVLLDPAGKRKNSGDNTPAVIHYEIVPGNDLEVICAAKGGGSENKAKMVMLNPSDSIVDWVMKTVPTMGAGWCPPGILGIGIGGTPEKAALLAKESLMAPIDIQELIARGPKNRIDELRLEIYEKVNQLGIGAQGLGGLATVLDVKIMDYPTHAASLPVAMIPNCAATRHLHFHLDGSGPAHFDIPSLNDWPAVAWQPDTKQSKRIDVNALTPEEVASWKPGQTLLLNGKILTGRDAAHKRIADMLAKGESLPVSFKNRVIYYVGPVDPVRGEAVGPAGPTTATRMDKFTETMLGQTGLIAMIGKAERGPVAIESIKKHRSAYLMAVGGAAYLVSKAIAHAKVVAFQDLGMEAIYEFDVVDMPVTVAVDSKGISMHETGPKEWQMKIGKIPVSVA, via the coding sequence ATGCCTACGATACGCCAAGACGACCTGATTCAAAGCATTGCGGACGCTTTTCAGTTTATTTCCTACTACCATCCTCGGGATTTCATCCAAGCCATGGGACGTGCCTATGAGCTCGAACAAGGCCCGGCAGCAAAGGATGCGATTGCCCAAATTCTGACCAACAGCAAAATGTGTGCGGAGGGTAAACGACCGATCTGCCAGGACACCGGGATTGCGGTGGTCTTTCTCAAAGTGGGCATGAACATCAATTGGAGTGGTGCCACCATGAGTGTTGCGGATATGGTGAATGAGGGTGTGCGGCGTGCGTACATGAATCCCGACAATCCCCTGCGAGGTTCTGTATTACTTGACCCAGCAGGTAAACGCAAAAACTCGGGCGATAACACGCCTGCGGTCATTCATTATGAAATCGTTCCAGGCAATGATCTTGAGGTGATCTGTGCTGCCAAAGGTGGTGGCTCTGAAAATAAAGCAAAGATGGTGATGCTCAATCCATCGGACTCCATTGTGGATTGGGTGATGAAGACCGTCCCTACCATGGGTGCTGGGTGGTGCCCTCCCGGTATTCTTGGAATCGGAATCGGTGGCACGCCGGAGAAAGCTGCCTTGCTTGCTAAAGAATCGTTGATGGCACCGATTGATATTCAAGAGCTGATTGCGCGTGGCCCCAAAAATCGTATTGACGAGTTACGTCTTGAGATTTATGAAAAGGTCAACCAATTAGGGATCGGCGCTCAAGGTCTTGGTGGTCTTGCAACCGTACTCGATGTCAAGATCATGGACTACCCCACGCATGCCGCCTCATTACCAGTAGCGATGATTCCGAACTGTGCAGCCACACGACACCTCCACTTTCACCTTGATGGTAGCGGCCCGGCTCATTTTGATATTCCGTCGTTGAACGATTGGCCTGCCGTCGCATGGCAACCGGACACCAAACAATCCAAACGCATTGATGTCAATGCGTTGACACCCGAGGAAGTAGCTAGTTGGAAACCCGGTCAGACCTTATTACTCAATGGCAAGATCCTCACGGGTCGCGATGCAGCTCACAAACGCATTGCCGACATGCTGGCTAAAGGCGAGTCATTACCTGTGAGTTTTAAAAATCGCGTGATCTATTATGTTGGGCCCGTTGATCCAGTGCGTGGTGAAGCAGTTGGTCCAGCAGGCCCAACCACTGCGACCCGGATGGATAAATTTACTGAGACGATGTTAGGTCAAACTGGCTTAATTGCAATGATTGGTAAGGCCGAACGCGGCCCGGTGGCGATTGAGTCAATCAAGAAACATCGCTCCGCATATCTCATGGCAGTCGGCGGTGCAGCCTATCTCGTATCCAAAGCAATTGCTCATGCCAAAGTCGTTGCATTCCAAGATTTAGGCATGGAAGCGATTTACGAGTTTGATGTGGTCGACATGCCAGTCACTGTAGCAGTTGACTCAAAAGGAATCTCCATGCATGAGACTGGACCTAAAGAGTGGCAAATGAAGATTGGCAAAATTCCAGTGAGCGTCGCTTAA
- a CDS encoding TRAP transporter substrate-binding protein, with amino-acid sequence MSETKKQAPRRKFLKGAAVGSAGAAALSFPMISQGQAAPQTLRFQSTWPAKDIFHEYALDFAKKVNDMTGGELRIEVLPAGAVVPAFGLLDAVSKGTLDGGHGVVVYHYGKNAALALWGSGPSFGMDANMLLSWHKYGGGKELLDELYKVVGANVKSYVYGPMPTQPLGWFKKPVTKIEDMKGLKYRTVGISIDMFTAMGVSVNALPGGEIIPAMDRGLLDAAEFNNASSDRQLGFPDVSKVCMLQSYHQNAEQFEILFNGTKYNAMPAKLRNILDYAVEASSADMSWKAVDRYSSAYEEMQAKQGVKFFKTPDSVLRAQLKVFDEVVAKKSAENALFKKIVDSQRAFAKRAVKWDLDTNVQRRMAYDHYFGQPAAPAKKA; translated from the coding sequence ATGTCCGAAACCAAAAAACAAGCACCACGTCGTAAATTTTTGAAAGGTGCAGCAGTCGGTAGCGCTGGAGCAGCTGCTCTTAGCTTCCCAATGATTTCTCAAGGTCAGGCAGCGCCACAAACATTGCGCTTCCAGTCCACATGGCCAGCGAAGGATATCTTCCACGAGTACGCACTCGACTTCGCAAAGAAAGTGAACGACATGACTGGTGGCGAACTCCGAATTGAAGTTCTGCCTGCTGGTGCAGTGGTTCCTGCTTTTGGTCTCTTAGATGCTGTTTCTAAAGGCACTTTGGACGGCGGTCATGGTGTGGTTGTTTATCACTACGGAAAGAATGCTGCGCTTGCCCTATGGGGATCAGGTCCATCCTTCGGTATGGATGCCAACATGCTCCTTTCATGGCACAAATACGGCGGCGGCAAAGAGCTACTCGATGAGCTCTACAAAGTAGTTGGCGCCAACGTCAAATCCTATGTATACGGCCCAATGCCTACCCAGCCTCTAGGCTGGTTCAAGAAGCCTGTTACCAAGATTGAGGACATGAAAGGTCTCAAGTACCGTACCGTTGGTATTTCGATTGACATGTTCACAGCCATGGGTGTGTCAGTCAATGCGCTTCCTGGCGGGGAAATTATTCCTGCGATGGATCGTGGTCTTCTTGATGCAGCGGAGTTCAACAATGCATCTTCCGATCGCCAGTTGGGCTTCCCAGACGTTTCTAAGGTCTGCATGTTGCAAAGCTATCACCAAAATGCTGAGCAGTTTGAGATCCTCTTTAACGGCACCAAGTACAACGCGATGCCTGCCAAGCTCCGTAACATCCTTGACTATGCCGTAGAAGCTTCTTCTGCTGATATGTCTTGGAAAGCAGTAGATCGCTACTCCTCGGCCTACGAAGAAATGCAAGCCAAGCAAGGTGTCAAGTTCTTCAAGACCCCTGACTCGGTGTTGCGTGCTCAGTTGAAGGTGTTTGACGAGGTGGTAGCCAAGAAATCAGCAGAGAACGCACTCTTTAAGAAGATTGTTGACTCGCAGCGTGCATTTGCTAAGCGTGCCGTGAAGTGGGATCTGGACACCAACGTCCAGCGCCGCATGGCGTATGACCACTACTTTGGTCAGCCAGCAGCTCCTGCAAAAAAGGCCTAA
- a CDS encoding MotA/TolQ/ExbB proton channel family protein, which produces MNNAFGLHHLWTQGDFVTHFVALLLLLMSIVTWVILISRLWGLRNIKHLKSELDSFWRARSFDEGLSHLSNQAMNPFFMVARTGHEASAHHQNQSASHRELFQTLNYSEWMARSLKNGVDSSTAQLQKGLTFLASTGATAPFIGLFGTVWGIYHALIAISSSGSAQIDQVAGPIGEALIMTAFGLAVAIPAVLGYNTINRSNRLVVADLNRFANDLLAYFVTGARVAQKD; this is translated from the coding sequence ATGAACAATGCATTTGGCCTTCACCACCTTTGGACCCAGGGGGACTTCGTCACTCACTTTGTTGCTCTTTTACTTTTGTTGATGTCGATTGTGACCTGGGTGATTTTGATCAGTCGCTTATGGGGCTTACGCAATATCAAACACCTTAAAAGTGAACTGGATTCTTTTTGGCGAGCCCGCTCTTTTGATGAGGGACTCAGTCACTTAAGCAATCAAGCAATGAATCCCTTTTTTATGGTTGCAAGGACTGGTCATGAAGCTTCGGCTCATCATCAGAACCAAAGCGCTAGCCATCGCGAACTCTTTCAAACGCTCAACTACTCCGAATGGATGGCGCGTAGTTTAAAAAATGGGGTCGACTCCTCAACCGCTCAATTGCAAAAAGGATTAACGTTTTTAGCGTCGACTGGTGCAACTGCACCATTTATCGGTTTATTCGGTACGGTCTGGGGGATCTATCACGCCCTGATTGCAATTAGTAGCTCTGGTAGTGCACAGATTGATCAAGTCGCCGGACCCATTGGTGAGGCACTGATCATGACCGCGTTTGGTCTCGCTGTTGCGATTCCAGCCGTGCTTGGCTATAACACCATTAATCGCTCGAATCGCTTAGTGGTTGCAGACCTCAATCGCTTTGCCAATGATCTCTTGGCCTACTTTGTGACTGGCGCACGCGTTGCCCAGAAAGATTAA